Proteins from one Xiphophorus hellerii strain 12219 chromosome 8, Xiphophorus_hellerii-4.1, whole genome shotgun sequence genomic window:
- the LOC116724277 gene encoding sialidase-4-like produces MGKTSSKRGEPRIEKQIIFKSKGGDVFRIPAIYYNENEKRLFAFAEKRKSRDESDAVALVMRKGKVNINSEVKWSKPKVLMRKCSCGYRPMNPCVVYENHTETLFLFFIYVIETELWQIEHHLNMARLCYITKKKSGNKWSEVTDLTDVLPEINSWSTFGVGPGHGIQTESGRMIVPAYAYTGPEDKEPIPHAFCFYSDDYGSTWKCEEMLSKASMECQMTEILDSSSKDSLIYCNARTFGGHRVQAKIDKTGFHTLTTVTPLEELNAGCHGSVISFPAQSGDEDPSQEKWLLFSHPTKQKSDWESLHLGVYLSTSPVRSVENFNLVWSQPWVINKGPSGYSDLTYIEDGWFACLMECGEKTATEEIACQVFSYDEILKGIPDFRT; encoded by the exons ATGGGTAAAACCAGCTCAAAACGCGGCGAACCAagaattgaaaaacaaataatttttaagtcAAAGGGCGGAGATGTGTTCAGGATTCCTGCCATTTACTACAACGAAAATGAGAAAAGGTTGTTTGCCTTTGCAGAGAAGCGGAAATCCAGAGACGAATCTGACGCGGTGGCGCTGGTCATGAGAAAAGGGAAAGTGAACATTAACTCGGAAGTGAAG TGGTCAAAGCCTAAAGTACTAATGAGGAAGTGCTCCTGTGGATATCGTCCGATGAACCCCTGCGTTGTGTATGAAAACCACACAGAGACACTGTTCCTTTTCTTCATCTATGTCATTGAGACAGAGTTATGGCAGATAGAGCATCACCTCAACATGGCCCGTCTGTGCTACATCACAAAGAAGAAGAGTGGCAACAAGTGGAGTGAAGTCACTGATCTGACCGACGTGCTGCCTGAGATTAATAGCTGGTCCACGTTTGGTGTTGGACCGGGCCACGGCATTCAAACTGAGAGTGGCAGAATGATTGTTCCAGCTTATGCTTACACAGGCCCAGAAGACAAAGAACCGATTCCACATGCATTCTGCTTTTATAGTGATGATTATGGTAGCACATGGAAATGTGAGGAAATGCTGTCTAAAGCATCAATGGAATGTCAGATGACTGAGATTTTGGATAGCAGCAGCAAAGACAGCTTGATCTACTGCAATGCTCGCACTTTTGGAGGCCATCGAGTCCAAGCTAAGATAGATAAGACTGGTTTCCATACACTCACAACTGTTACACCCCTTGAGGAACTAAATGCAGGTTGCCATGGGAGTGTGATTTCCTTCCCAGCTCAGTCTGGAGATGAAGACCCCAGTCAGGAAAAGTGGCTACTTTTTTCACACCCAACAAAACAGAAGTCAGATTGGGAAAGTCTTCATTTGGGAGTGTATCTGAGCACTTCCCCAGTGAGATCAGTTGAAAATTTTAATCTGGTATGGAGCCAACCCTGGGTCATTAACAAGGGACCCAGTGGTTACTCTGACCTGACCTACATTGAAGATGGCTGGTTTGCATGTCTGATGGAGTGTGGAGAGAAAACTGCTACTGAAGAGATAGCATGTCAGGTGTTCAGCTATGACGAGATCCTGAAGGGCATTCCAGATTTCCGAACTTGA
- the LOC116724278 gene encoding sialidase-4-like has translation MGKTSSKSDEQTIEKQIIFKSKRGKVYKIPAIYYNENDKRLFAFAEKRTSQEDSDAVALVMRKGKVNINSEVKWSKTKEVVRKCSCGYRPMNPCVVYENHTQTLFLFFIYVIETELWQIEHHQNKARLRYITKKKNEKKWSKFTELTDMLPVFKNWSTFAIGPGHGIQTESGRMIVPAYAFTKDKEPIPHAFCFYSDDYGITWKCEEMLSEASMECEMTEIFDGKVDRLIYCSARSSGGHRVQAKIDKTGFHTLTTVTPLEELNAGCQGSVISFPAQSGDEDPSQEKWLLFSHPTKQNSDWERLDLGVYLSTSPVRSNGELNLVWSQPWVINKGPSGYSDLTYIEDGWFACLMECGEKTPTDKIACQVFSYDEVLNGIPDSQT, from the exons ATGGGTAAAACCAGTTCAAAGAGCGACGAACAGACAATcgaaaaacaaatcatttttaagTCAAAGCGCGGAAAAGTGTACAAGATTCCTGCCATTTACTACAACGAAAATGACAAAAGGTTGTTTGCCTTTGCAGAGAAGCGGACATCCCAGGAGGATTCTGACGCGGTGGCGCTGGTCATGAGAAAAGGGAAAGTGAACATTAACTCGGAAGTGAAg TGGTCAAAGACTAAAGAAGTCGTGAGGAAGTGCTCCTGTGGATATCGTCCGATGAACCCCTGCGTTGTGTATGAaaaccacacacagacactgttCCTTTTCTTCATCTATGTCATTGAGACAGAGTTATGGCAGATAGAGCATCACCAGAACAAGGCCCGTCTGCGCTACatcacaaagaagaagaatgagAAGAAGTGGAGTAAATTCACTGAGTTGACCGACATGCTGCCTGTGTTTAAAAACTGGTCTACATTTGCTATTGGACCGGGCCACGGCATTCAAACTGAGAGTGGCAGAATGATTGTTCCAGCTTATGCGTTCACAAAAGACAAAGAACCGATTCCACATGCATTCTGTTTTTATAGTGATGATTATGGTATCACATGGAAATGTGAGGAAATGCTGTCTGAAGCATCAATGGAATGTGAGATGACTGAGATTTTTGATGGCAAAGTAGATCGCTTGATCTATTGCAGTGCTCGTAGTTCGGGAGGCCATCGAGTCCAAGCTAAGATAGATAAGACTGGTTTCCATACACTCACAACTGTTACACCCCTTGAGGAACTAAATGCAGGTTGCCAGGGGAGTGTGATTTCCTTCCCAGCTCAGTCTGGAGATGAAGACCCCAGTCAGGAAAAGTGGCTACTTTTTTCACACCCAACAAAACAGAATTCAGATTGGGAAAGACTTGATTTGGGAGTGTATCTGAGCACTTCCCCAGTGAGATCAAATGGAGAATTGAATCTGGTATGGAGCCAACCCTGGGTCATTAACAAGGGACCCAGTGGTTACTCTGACCTGACCTACATTGAAGATGGCTGGTTTGCATGTCTGATGGAGTGTGGAGAGAAAACTCCTACAGATAAGATAGCATGTCAGGTGTTCAGCTATGACGAGGTCCTGAACGGCATTCCAGACTCCCAGACTTGA
- the LOC116724274 gene encoding sialidase-4-like — MGKTCSKTDRQTKGKQIIFKSKGGDVFRIPAIYYNENEKTLFAFAEKRTSSNDSDAAALVMSTGKVNSTSEVQWSRPTEVVRKCSSGYRPMNPCVVYENHTQTLFLFFIYVIETELWQIEHHQNKARLCYITKKKNEEKWSEFTEVTDLVPVFNNWSTFAIGPGHGIQTKTGRMIVPAYAYTKDKEPSPHAFCFYSDDYGSTWKCEEMLSETSLECQMTEILDSSSKDSLIYCNARTFGGHRVQAKIDKTGFHTLTTVTPLKELNNGCHGSVISFPAQSGDANPSQEKWLLFSHPTKQKSDWERLDLGVYLSTSPVRSVGELNLVWSQPWVINKGPSGYSDLTYIEDGWFACLMECGEKTATEEIACQVFSYDEVLKGIPDSQT; from the exons ATGGGTAAAACATGTTCAAAGACCGACAGGcagacaaaaggaaaacaaatcatttttaagTCAAAGGGCGGAGATGTGTTCAGGATTCCTGCCATTTACTACAACGAAAATGAAAAAACGTTATTTGCCTTTGCAGAGAAGCGGACATCCAGTAACGATTCTGACGCTGCGGCGCTGGTCATGAGTACAGGAAAGGTGAACAGTACGTCGGAAGTGCAG TGGTCAAGGCCTACAGAAGTCGTGAGGAAGTGCTCCTCTGGATATCGTCCGATGAACCCCTGCGTTGTGTATGAaaaccacacacagacactgttCCTTTTCTTCATCTATGTCATTGAGACAGAGTTATGGCAGATAGAGCATCACCAGAACAAGGCCCGTCTGTGCTACatcacaaagaagaagaatgagGAGAAGTGGAGTGAATTCACTGAGGTGACCGACCTGGTGCCTGTGTTTAATAACTGGTCTACATTTGCTATTGGACCGGGCCACGGCATTCAAACTAAGACCGGCAGAATGATTGTTCCAGCTTATGCTTacacaaaagacaaagaacCCAGTCCACATGCATTCTGCTTTTATAGTGATGATTATGGTAGCACATGGAAATGTGAGGAAATGCTGTCTGAAACATCACTGGAATGTCAGATGACTGAGATTTTGGATAGCAGCAGCAAAGACAGCTTGATCTACTGCAATGCTCGCACTTTTGGAGGCCATCGAGTCCAAGCTAAGATAGACAAGACTGGTTTCCATACACTCACAACTGTTACACCCCTTAAGGAACTAAACAACGGGTGCCATGGGAGTGTGATTTCCTTCCCAGCTCAGTCTGGAGATGCAAACCCCAGTCAGGAAAAGTGGCTACTTTTTTCACACCCAACAAAACAGAAGTCAGATTGGGAAAGACTTGATTTGGGAGTGTATCTGAGCACTTCCCCAGTGAGATCAGTTGGAGAATTGAATCTGGTATGGAGCCAACCCTGGGTCATTAACAAGGGACCCAGTGGTTACTCTGACCTGACCTACATTGAAGATGGCTGGTTTGCATGTCTGATGGAGTGTGGAGAGAAAACTGCTACTGAAGAGATAGCATGTCAGGTGTTCAGCTATGACGAGGTCCTGAAGGGCATTCCAGACTCCCAGACTTGA